The segment ACACGATAATGATTGGTTTTAATAACCGGATAAATATAGTTGGCTTGATCGACCTTGCCTTGTTCTGTTTTCAGCAAAGTACCGCCAATTGTAATAAATTGATCTTTTAAGCTTTCTGGCTCCACAAAACCATCAAGATAAGTGATAAAACGTCCATTAGGTTGTTCATCAATCATCGGTTTTGCTGAGGTTGAATAAACGGGATAGCTTAATACTTCAATTTTAGTTTTATTCGGCAAGGCTTGTGCGGTTAATACTTTTCCACCCAAGCGTATTGATTTGCACTGACAGCTATAATCACTCTGTTGAATTGAAGATAATGATTTTAAAGTAAACTGCTCTTTTTCCAGCCCTTTCGGTGCATTGACACATCCCACTAATGTGGCCGAAAGTGCGGTCAAAACTAAGATCGTTTTTTTA is part of the Haemophilus parainfluenzae ATCC 33392 genome and harbors:
- a CDS encoding Slp family lipoprotein, coding for MNKKTILVLTALSATLVGCVNAPKGLEKEQFTLKSLSSIQQSDYSCQCKSIRLGGKVLTAQALPNKTKIEVLSYPVYSTSAKPMIDEQPNGRFITYLDGFVEPESLKDQFITIGGTLLKTEQGKVDQANYIYPVIKTNHYRVWKLSQSYYYPDDMWDDWGFFGRRPYYWYGEPEIRYYLY